A genomic stretch from Sphingomonas faeni includes:
- the proB gene encoding glutamate 5-kinase codes for MFPPSSCARLIVKIGSALLVDPDGSVRREWLAGLVADIAARTGEGQQVAIVSSGAIALGARRLGLPKGGRASLEDAQAAAATGQIALSQVWAELLAARGLNAAQMLVTLDDLEDRRRYLNAAATLNRLLSLKVVPVINENDSVATEEIRFGDNDRLAARVAQAAGAQGVILLSDVDGLYTANPHTDPSATHIASVPQIDAVAGMADDGSGSGMGSGGMASKIAAARIATGAGIPLAIASGRIEHPLSTPARHTIFTAERTASARKAWLAGGLTAKGAIHVDAGAAAALGQGRSLLATGATRIDGGFTRGDLVTIEGPNGTVARGLAEYDAADTARLLGRHSDDHAAILGYAPRSALVHRNHLALI; via the coding sequence ATGTTTCCACCTTCGTCTTGCGCAAGGCTGATCGTGAAGATCGGGTCGGCGTTGCTAGTCGATCCCGATGGGAGCGTTCGGCGGGAGTGGCTGGCTGGCCTGGTTGCCGACATCGCCGCCCGGACTGGCGAGGGACAGCAGGTTGCGATCGTATCGTCTGGCGCGATTGCCTTGGGCGCACGCCGGCTTGGACTTCCAAAGGGTGGCCGCGCCAGCCTCGAAGACGCGCAGGCCGCAGCCGCTACCGGCCAGATTGCGCTCAGCCAAGTCTGGGCAGAACTCCTCGCCGCGCGGGGGCTGAACGCGGCGCAGATGCTCGTCACGCTCGACGATCTCGAAGACCGGCGGCGGTATCTCAACGCCGCAGCGACGCTCAACCGGCTGTTGTCGCTCAAGGTGGTACCGGTCATCAACGAGAACGACAGCGTCGCGACCGAGGAAATCCGGTTCGGCGACAACGACCGTCTCGCCGCCCGCGTCGCGCAGGCGGCCGGAGCGCAGGGCGTGATCCTGCTGTCCGACGTCGATGGGCTCTACACCGCGAACCCGCATACTGATCCGTCCGCTACTCATATCGCCAGCGTACCGCAGATCGACGCGGTCGCGGGGATGGCGGACGACGGGTCGGGTTCCGGCATGGGCTCGGGCGGTATGGCCTCGAAGATCGCCGCCGCGCGGATCGCGACCGGTGCGGGCATTCCGCTGGCGATAGCGTCGGGGCGGATCGAGCATCCGCTCTCCACCCCTGCCCGCCATACGATCTTCACCGCCGAACGCACCGCGTCCGCGCGGAAGGCTTGGCTGGCGGGTGGGCTGACCGCGAAGGGTGCGATCCATGTCGATGCGGGCGCTGCGGCAGCGCTTGGACAGGGGCGGAGTTTGCTCGCCACTGGCGCGACTCGGATCGACGGCGGGTTCACGCGTGGCGATCTCGTGACGATCGAGGGGCCGAACGGGACGGTTGCGCGCGGCCTCGCCGAATATGATGCAGCGGATACCGCGCGGCTGCTTGGTCGCCATAGTGACGATCATGCGGCGATCCTTGGTTACGCGCCCCGGTCGGCGCTCGTGCACCGCAATCATCTGGCGCTCATATGA
- the obgE gene encoding GTPase ObgE produces MHFLDQAKIYVRSGEGGPGAVSFRREKYIEYGGPDGGNGGKGGDIVFECIAGLNTLIDFRYTQHFRAPRGSGGSGSNRTGAGGKDLVIRVPLGTQVLSEDKEEVLIDFTEVGQREVLFRGGDGGRGNASYKTSTNRTPRQHGTGWPFGEAWVWLRLKLLADAGLVGLPNAGKSTFINQVTNAQAKVGEYAFTTTRPQLGVVRHKQREFVVADIPGLIQGAAEGAGIGDRFLGHIERCRVLLHLVDANDRDVAESYRIVRDELENYGEGLTDKKVIVALNKIDMLDPELIAALSAELAEASGAEVMAISGASGAGIEAVLDQLIEAIGPAPGAAKELEEGEVPVAWSPL; encoded by the coding sequence ATGCATTTTCTAGACCAAGCCAAGATCTACGTACGTTCGGGGGAGGGCGGCCCCGGTGCCGTCAGCTTCCGCCGCGAGAAATATATCGAATATGGCGGCCCCGACGGGGGCAATGGCGGCAAGGGCGGCGACATCGTGTTCGAATGCATCGCCGGCCTGAACACGCTGATCGACTTCCGCTACACGCAGCATTTCCGCGCGCCACGCGGCTCGGGCGGGTCGGGCTCGAACCGCACCGGCGCGGGCGGCAAGGACCTCGTCATCCGCGTTCCGCTCGGTACGCAGGTGCTGTCGGAGGACAAGGAAGAGGTGCTGATCGACTTCACCGAAGTCGGCCAGCGCGAAGTGCTGTTCCGCGGCGGCGACGGCGGGCGCGGCAATGCGAGCTACAAGACCTCGACCAACCGTACCCCGCGCCAGCACGGCACCGGCTGGCCGTTCGGCGAAGCGTGGGTCTGGCTGCGGCTGAAGCTGCTCGCCGATGCGGGTCTGGTCGGGCTGCCGAATGCGGGCAAGTCGACCTTCATCAACCAGGTGACCAACGCGCAGGCCAAGGTCGGCGAATACGCCTTCACGACCACGCGGCCGCAGCTAGGCGTGGTGCGCCACAAGCAGCGCGAATTCGTGGTCGCGGATATTCCGGGGCTGATCCAGGGCGCGGCCGAGGGTGCGGGCATCGGCGACCGGTTCCTCGGGCATATCGAGCGGTGCCGGGTGCTGTTGCATCTGGTCGATGCGAACGACCGCGACGTGGCCGAATCGTACCGGATCGTTCGCGACGAGCTGGAGAATTACGGCGAGGGGCTCACCGACAAGAAGGTGATCGTCGCGCTGAACAAGATCGACATGCTCGATCCGGAACTGATCGCGGCGCTGTCGGCGGAGCTGGCGGAAGCTAGTGGCGCTGAGGTGATGGCGATTTCGGGGGCGAGCGGCGCTGGTATCGAGGCGGTGCTCGACCAGCTGATCGAGGCGATCGGGCCGGCTCCGGGCGCGGCGAAGGAACTTGAAGAAGGCGAAGTGCCGGTCGCATGGTCGCCGCTGTAG